The window TCACAGCTCTTGCTGCCAGTGTGATGGGTATAGCAGTAATAATGGTACTCACAGCTCTAGCTGCCAGTGTGATGGGTATAGCAGTAATAATGGTACTCACAGCTCTTGCTGCCAGTGTGATGGGTATAGCAGTAATAATGGTACTCACAGTCCTGCCAGTGTGATGGGTACAGCAGTAATAATGGTACTCACAGCTCTAGCTGCCAGTGTGATGGGTATAGCAGTAATAAAGGTACTCACAGCTCTATCTGCCAGTGTGATGGGTATAGCAGTAATAATGGTACTCACAGCTCTAGCTGCCAGTGTGATGGGTATAGCAGTAATAAAGGTACTCACAGCTCTAGCTGCCAGTGTGATGGGTACAGCAGTAATAATGGTACTCACAGCTCTAGCTGCCAGTGTGATGGGTATAGCAGTAATAAAGGTACTCACAGCTCTATCTGCCAGTGTGATGGGTATAGCAGTAATAATGGTACTCACAGCTCTAGCTGCCAGTGTGATGGGTACAGCAGTAATAATGGTACTCACAGCTCTTGCTGCCAGTGTGATGggtacagtagtaataatggtACTCACAGCTCTAGCTGCCAGTGTGATGGGTATAGCAGTAATAATAGTACTCACAGCTCTAGCTGCCAGTGTGATGGGTACAGCAGTAATAAAGGTACTCACAGCTCTAGCTGCCAGTGTGATGGGTATAGCAGTAATAATGGTACTCACAGCTCTAGCTGCCAGTGTGATGGGTATAGCAGTAATAATGGTACTCACAGCTCTAGCTGCCAGTGTGATGGGTACTGCAGTGATAAGGGTACTCACAGCTCTATCTGCCAGTGTGATGGGCACCGCAGTGATAATGGTACTCACAGCCCTGCCAGTGTGATGGGTACAGCAGTGATAATGGTACTCACAGCTCTATCTGTCAGTGTGATGGGTATAGCAGTAATAAAGGTACTCACAGCTCTAGCTGCCAGTGTGATGGGTATAGCAGTAATAAAGGTGAAGTAGTATCCGGGGTAAACTCCATGCCATAGAGCTGACAGGATGAAGGTCAGAGCTGTGGGGTAACGGGGAGCACGGTCgtaacacacactgaagagagaggagacaggatgaAGGTCAGGGCTGTGGGGTAACGGGGAGCACGGTCgtaacacacactgaagagagaggagacaggatgaAGGTCAGGGCTGTGGGGTAACGGGGAGCACGGTCGTAACACACACTGAAGCGAGAGGAGACAGGATGAAGGTCAGAGCTGTGGGGTAACGGGGAGCACGGTCgtaacacacactgaagagagaggagacaggatgaAGGTCAGGGCTGTGGGGTAACGGGGAGCACGGTCgtaacacacactgaagagagaggaGTTATAAACAGACCTGGGTCAGATATATTGTTATGCAGTTAACAGAATAAAATAAACATTCATGAATGTACAGAAAATTGGTTTTGTACTAATGTTATGCATATGTGGACATTATCTTGGTAGAATATCTTGGTAGAATATCTCGGTAGAATATCTCGGTAGAATATCTCGGTAGAATATCTTGGTAGAATGTCTCGGTAGAATATCTCGGTAGAATATCTTGGTAGAATGTCTCGGTAGAATATCTTGGTAGAATATCTTGGTAGAATATCTCAGTAGAATATCTCGGTAGAATATCTTGGTAGAATGTCTCGGTAGAATATCTTGGTAGAATATCTCGGTAGAATATCTCGGTAGAATATCTTGGTAGAATGTCTCGGTAGAATATCTCGGTAGAATATCTTGGTAGAATATCTCGGTAGAATATCTTGGTAGAATGTCTCGGTAGAATATCTTGGTAGAATATCTTGGTAGAATGTCTCGGTAGAATATCTCGGTAGAATATCTTGGTAGAATGTCTCGGTAGAATATCTCGGTAGAATATCTCGGTAGAATATCTTGGTAGAATGTCTCGGTAGAATATCTTGGTAGAATATCTCGGTAGAATATCTCGGTAGAATATCTTGGTAGAATGTCTCGGTAGAATATCTCGGTAGAATATCTTGGTAGAATGTCTCGGTAGAATATCTTGGTAGAATATCTTGGTAGAATATCTCGGTAGAATATCTCGGTAGAATATATTGGTAGAATGTCTCGGTAGAATATCTTGGTAGAATATCTCGGTAGAATATCTCGGTAGAATATCTTGGTAGAATGTCTCGGTAGAATATCTCGGTAGAATATCTTGGTAGAATGTCTCGGTAGAATATCTTGGTAGAATATCTTGGTAGAATATCTTGGTAGAATGTCTCGGTAGAATATCTCGGTAGAATATCTTGGTAGAATGTCTCGGTAGAATATCTTGGTAGAATATCTCGGTAGAATATCTTGGTAGAATTAATACCTACGTTTTAAGCCAAACACCAGTCTGAATATTCCAGTTATCTATGAACTTCTTGAAGCTAGTTGCTGTctgcaaaaagagagagagttcaATATTAAACTTCAAGACATTTTCAATAATTCTGCAAAGCTAAAAGTTCAaaaagtgttgttgttgttgttgtttccaaaCGTACCTCAATCCCCCAGATACTGATGTTGGAGATGAGGTCCCAGGACACCTGTCCAGCTTCATCCACACCTTTAAAACCATAACCTGCTGCGTTGTTGATGGCATCCGCTGTTGGGACAAACACATGAATGGAAGACTGAAAGGATGAATGAACTTTCCCCAGTATtaatgaatgactgaatgaacTTTCCCCAATATTAATGAAATTCCCcaatattaatgaatgaatgaactttcCCCAATATTAACGAATGACTGAATGAACTTTCCCcaatattaatgaatgaatgaactttcCCCAATATTAATGAATGGTCCCCAATATTAACGAATGACTGAATGAACTGTCCCCAATATTAACGAATGACTGAATGAACTTTCCCCAATATTAACGAATGACTGAATGAACTTTCCCCagtattaatgaatgaatgaactttccccagtattaatgaatgaatgaacttttcccagtattaatgaatgaatgaactttccccaatattaatgaatgaatgaactttcccagtattaatgaatgaatgaactttccccagtattaatgaatgaatgaactttccccagtattaatgaatgaatgaacttttcccagtattaatgaatgaatgaactttccccaatattaatgaatgaatgaactttccccaatattaatgaatgaatgaactttcccagtattaatgaatgaatgaactttccccaatattaatgaatgaatgaactttccccaatattaatgaatgaatgaactgtccccaatattaatgaatgactgaatgaacTGTCCCCAATATTAACGAATGACTGAATGAACTGTCCCCAATATTAACGAATGAATTAACTTTCCCCAAtagtaatgaatgaatgaactttcCAATAGCCAACACTACACTGGGTGGGTGAAGCCTCACCTAAAGTCCAGGCGAAGTAGAACTTGGGTCTAGCGGCTTGTATAGAGAAGAAGGCATACGTCAGTCTGGTCAGGAAAGGTGCCTCGTTGACGAAATGGCTGTCAACGTTATATGTGACGGGGAACGCTTTGGTGAGGGTCAGGAACAAAACCATGCACACACCACAGATCAGCAGTTTACGTGTGACAGCAGCCTGAAAaccagagggagagagtcagatcGTTCATGGCCATCAGGGAAACTACTTTTTAATGAGCCAGGTGAGTCATTTAAAACACATCTTATTTGGCAAATAAAACACCTGATAATATGCTGCTATGTTGTTAGTAGTGTAATTACATTGTTATTATACACATAGAAGATAAACTTAATGGCAATATAGTTTCTGAAAGAAAGTACGTACTCTACTTGTACCCAGTCTTACcataggtgagggctctgggactaACATGACTCTACTTGTACCCAGTCTTACcataggtgagggctctgggactaACATGACTCCACCTGTACCCAGTCTTACCATAGGTGAGGACTCTGGGACTAACATGACTCTACTTGTACCCAGTCTTACCATAGGTGAGGGCTCTGTAACTAACATGACTCTACTTGTAGCCAGTCTTACcataggtgagggctctgggactaACATGACTCCACCTGTACCCAGTCTTACcataggtgagggctctgggactaACATGACTCCACCTGTACCCAGTCTTACCATAGGTGAGGGCTCTGAGACTTTATCATATCCATTCTGTCCAGTGTTGGACGCTGAAagcctcctcagcctcctctgaATGTGTCTCCCCTCTATAAAGTCTATGTAGTCCTTATAGTGACTGCAGGGTCCCACCAGGATACTGAGGAAGTTCAGGTTGTAGCTCAGGTATTCTATCAGAGATGGTTTGGAGCTGGAggtagaagagaggaagaaagagacatTGGAGACTGtaatcagacagagacagagagagagacagagacagagagagagagagagagagagacagagagagagacagagagagagagacagagagagagagacagagagagagagagacagagagagagcgagacagagagagcgagacagagagagagagagacagagagagagagagagacagagagagagacagagagagagcgagacagagagagagcgagacagagagagcgagacagagagagcgagacagagagagcgagacagagagagcgagacagagagacagagagagagagagacagagacaaagagacagagagagacagagacagggagagacagagagacaaagagacagagagacaaagagacagagagacaaagagacagagagacaaagagacagggagagacagagagacaaagagacagagagagacaaagagacagagagagacagagacagagagacaaagagacagagagagacagagacagagagacaaagagacagggagagacagagacagagagacagggagagacagagagacaaagagacagggagagacagagacagagagacagagacaaagagacagagagagacagagacagagagacaaagagacagagagagacagagacagagagagacagagagacagagagagctcgTAACTTATGATGTATTGGAGCTGACTGTAGAGGATAGGAAAGAGAAGGGACATTGATTGATCATGctttgcggcaggtagcctagtggttagagtgatgggccagtaaccgaaaggttgcaagattgaatccctgagctgacaaggtaaaaatatgtcgttctgcccctgaacaaggcagttaacacactgttcctagaccatcatTGTAGAAAATAAATAGTTGTGTATGTAGATGTGTACGGTAGATGTGGATGGTAGATGTGGATGGTAGATGTGGACGGTAGATGTGGACGGTAGATGTGTATGGTAGATGTGTACGGTAGATGTGTATGGTGGATGGTAGATGTGTACGGTAGATGTGTACGGTAGATGTAGATGGTAGATGTGTACGGTAGATGTGTACGGTAGATGTAGATGGTAGATGTGTACGGTAGATGTGTACGGCAGATGTGGACGGCATATGTGGACGGCAGATGTGGACGGTAGATGTGTATGGTGGACGGTAGATGTGTATGGTGGACGGTAGATGTGTAGGGTAGATGTGTATGGTAGATGTGTACGGTAGATGTGTATGGTAGATGTAGATgtggatggtagatggtagatgtgtAGGGTAGATGTGTATGGTAGATGTAGATGGTAGATGTGGACGGTAGATGTGTATGTAGATGTGTACGGTAGATGTAGATGGTAGATGTGGATGGTAGATGTGGATGGTAGATGTGTATGTAGATGTGTACGGTATATGTGTACGGTAGATGTGTACGGTAGATGTAGACGGTAGATGTAGACGGTAGATGTGTACGGTAGATGTGGACGGTAGATGTGTATGGTAGATGTGTACGGTAGATTTGTATGGTGGATGGTAGATGTGTACGGTAGATGTGTACGGTAGATGTGTACGGTAGATGTGGACGGTAGATGTGGATTTGTACGGTAGATGTGTATGGTAGATGTGTACGGTAGATGTGCACGGTAGATGTGTATGTGTATGGTAGATGTGTACGGTAGATGTGTACGGTAGATGTGTACGGTAGATGTGTATGGTAGATGTATACGGTAGATGTGGACGGTAGATGTAGATGTGTATGGTAGACGTGTATGGTAGATGTGTACGGTAGATGTGCACGGTAGATGTGTATGGTAGATGTGTATGTGTACGGTAGATGTGTACGGTAGATGTGTATGGTGTACGGTAGATGTGTATGGTGGATGGTAGATGTGGACGGTAGATGTGTATGGTAGATGTGTACGGTAGAGTGTATGGTAGATGTGTACGGTAGATGTGTACGGTAGATGTGGATGGTAGATGTCATGCTGTGGATTTCAGAAGTCTACATAACCTATGTTCCTGTCATCAACACTGAGCCAACGCACACTGCAAGGCATGTCTATGGAAGCCAACGCACACTGCAAGGCATGTCTATGGAAGTTAAATGTATATACCGTAATGAATACATACTCTACAGCATGGAGCCTCTGATTGGCCGTGAGGTCCTCGCGCTTTTTACACATACCTGGAAACCGTGGAGAAGTAGGGATGAGAGAGATATCGGTTTTAATCAACCCAAACATAAAAAGAACAAAGACAAAACCCACAGGATGTTGTAAGGAAACGAATAAGAGGATCCCTTACGATCCCCTGGACATTCCTTACCATCATGCACTTGAAAAGCTAACATAGTGGTTTTCTGGGTAATTATCATCAACGGCCTGAAGGGAGGAAACACAATATTTAAGTTGAACGCTCACTGAGGACATTAACAGGGACAGAAATGGAATGTGAACAGCATTTCATTACAGCCTAACTGTACATGAGGAATAAATTAGCACTCATTCTTTGGTGCTTTTCATTCAGACGTTTACATAGAATAACCTCTTTGTTGGTGTGACAcatgcaggaacacacacacgctctgtGCGAGAGCATGGCATGCacttacagagagagagtgagtgtgtgtgtgtgtgtgtgtcctttgtaTGGTTGTGTTACGTGAGTCGTAGTCAACAGATACTGACTGGCATTGTCAGGTCAAGAACGCTGGCATCAGAggatgtgacacacacacacactattaggGAATTAACCTACATACCATGCTACCATGCTGatcttaaaatatatatttaactaggcgagtcagttaagtgctaattattatttacaaatgacggcctacacaggccaaaccctaaccaggatgacgctgggccaattgtgccccatcCTATGGGACACctgatcacggccagttgtgatacagcccgggatcgatccagggtctgtagtgacacctctagcactgtgatgcaagtgccttagaccgctgcgccactcgggagccagaaATTGATTCTAGAACCCATCTAAAACAACCATATGTTCTACATTACATCACTACTATGCTGATTGATTCTAGAACCCATCTAAAACAACCAGGTGTTCTACATTACATCACCACTATGCTGATTGATTCTAGAACCCATCTAAAACAACCAGGTGTTCTACATTACATCACTACTATGCTGATTGATTCTAGAACCCATCTAAAACAACCAGGTGTTCTACATTACATCACAACTATGCTGATTGATTCTAGAACCCATCTAAAACAACCAGGTGTTCTACATTACATCACCACTATGCTGATTGATTCTAGAACCCATCTAAAACAACCAGGTGTTCTACATTACATCACCACTATGCTGATTGATTCTAGAACCCATCTAAAACCAGGTGttctacattacattacaatagaATATCACAATGTGTTAACACTGTGCACCGTATTTCAAAGTGTATGAGATTGGAGGTTATAGTCTAAGCAGAGGCACAGTGAGAAACAGGGCTGATAGTAGCCAGATGGACTGAGAAAAAGCAGAGCAACAGACGTGAATGGAGCATCAGATCCCAGTGATggtgctgtctatccagtcaacAGCAGTACAGTGTGATTCAGCTCATtcaccattcagcctgcctgcaGTCTGCAGAGAAAGCACAGTTTGTTAGCGAAGGTTAGCATTGATTAGGGTTAGGAGTAGCATAGTTAGCATAGCATATAATAGCATAATTAGCATAGCATATAATAGCATAATTAGCATTAGCATTGGCAAAGAATAGCAACAGTATAGCAGGCATGGCAGCGGCAGGTACTGTTAAACTAACTGACTGTTTTATCAGCTGTATTGTTTGTTTAGGGCAGTGCTTCACAATCTCTGCAAGAACCAAGAAAACCTGCAGATAACAGACAGAAACTAACCAGGGGGGAGTGGCAGATTCAacatggcgagagagagagagagagagagagagagagaaggagagcgaaggagatagagagaaggagagagagaaggagagagagagaaggagtgaaggagagagaggagtgaaggagagaaagaaggagagagagaaggagagaaggagagaaagaaggagagagagagaaggagagaaggatagagagagaaggagagaaggagagagagaaggagagaagagagaaggagagagagaaggagaaagagaggagagagagaaggagagagagaaggagaaagagaggagagagagaaggagagagagaaggagaaggagagagagaaggagaaagagagagagaaggagagagagagaaggagaaagagagagaaggataaagagaaggagagagagagagagagagaaggagaaggagagagagagagagaggagtgaaggagagagagaaggagtgaaggagagagaaggagagagagagaggagtgaaggagagagagagagagagagagagagagaaggagtgaaggagagagagagagagagagaaggagtgaaggagagagaggagagagagagaaggagagaaagaaggagagagagagaaggagagaaggagagaaagaaggagagagagaaggagagagagaaggagaaagagagagagaaggagaaagagagagagagagaaggagaaagagagatagagaaggagagaaggagagagagagaaggaggagagagagagaaatgagagagagagagaaggagaaggagaaagagagagagagaaggagaaagagagcgagagagagagaaggagagagaaagagagagagagaggtgggaacaAATAAATTAATCTAGTAAGACATACAAATCTAGAAAAAAACCGAGGTTAAAGAAGGCTGAGACTGAGGAAAAAAGTGAGTTGGATAGTGCTGTCACTGTGCAGATTAAAGCAGTGAGTCAGCTGATTCAGTACGGACTGAGGAAGCTCTAATGCAGACCCTTATCTGTATTCTGTACCATGTAAAAACACATTCCATGAAAACCTCAATAAACACTAACTAATTCCACAATCCAGTAATCAGTGTTGTGTTCAAGATCAAAGACGGAGCGAATCGAGACCGGGAGGGGGACTAGGGGTCTGGGACCGGGACCGGGAGGGGGGACTAGGGGTCTGggacctggaggggggggggggggggactagggGCCTGGGACTGGGAGGGGGGGACTAGGGGTCTgggaccgagtcaagaccgagaccgggaGGGGGACTAGGGGTCTGGGACCGGGACCGGGAGGGGGGGACTAGGGGTCTGGGACCGGgaccgggagggggggggggggggactagggGTCTgggacctggaggggggtggggactaggggactgggactgggtctgggaccaagtcaagaccgagaccgggGGGAACTAGGGGTCTgggaccgagtcaagaccgagaccgggaggggggggggggaactaggGGTCTGGGACCGGGAGGGGGGGGACTAGGGGTCTgggaccgagtcaagaccgagaccgggGGGAGGGGGGACGGGACTAGGGGTCTGGGACCGGGAGGGGATGGTCGGACTAGGAGTCTGGGACCAAGTCAAGACCAGAACAATGAgagtccaattcaagaccatcATAGTAATTTTGTCAAATCTCCACCATTATAAGAGTTgaaaatgtccagtatttctgtgttcatatttcagaacaacatGTGGTTGTACACATTCAGtatgataaacaacaacatgtggTTGTACACATTCAGtatgataaacaacaacatgaggTTGTACACATTCAGtatgataaacaacaacatgtggTTGTACACATTCAGtatgataaacaacaacatgaggTTGTATACATTCAGtatgataaacaacaacatgaggTTGTACACATTCAGtatgataaacaacaacatgtggTTGTACACATTCAGtatgataaacaacaacatgtggTTGTACACATTCAGtatgataaacaacaacatgtggTTGTACACATTCAGtatgataaacaacaacatgaggTTGTACACATTCAGtatgataaacaacaacatgtggTTGTACACATTCAGtatgataaacaacaacatgaggTTGTATACATTCAGtatgataaacaacaacatgaggTTGTACACATTCAGTATGATAAACAACATCATGAGGTTGTACACATTCAGtatgataaacaacaacatgaggTTGTATACATTCAGtatgataaacaacaacatgtggTTGTACACATTCAGtatgataaacaacaacatgctTAGGACAAATAGAGCAACACGAACCCAAACAGGTCTATAACAGATACAAAGGCTGTTACAATTTACCCAGGTCTCCCCTTACCAATAGTAAGGTCACATCTTTCACACAATTGGAACAACATGGCTACTTACCCAGAGAAGTCTGTTGAGAGGATCCCATAGTTATAGATGAAGACTCTGCTCACCTGACACACTGCGAGGTAGCTGACGGCCATGATCATagtatacctggaggagacattTAAATCAGATCGAGAACACGGTCGTGATCATagtatacctggaggagacattTAAATCAGATTGAGAACACGGTCGTGATCATagtatacctggaggagacattTAAATCAGATCGAGAACACGGTCGTGATCATAGTATACCTGGAGGGGACATTTAAATCAGATTGAGAACACGGTCGTGATCATagtatacctggaggagacattTAAATCAGATCGAGAACACGGTCGTGATCATAGTATACCTGGAGGGGACATTTAAATCAGATTGAGAACATGAAGCTACAGAGTAGCATCCTACATCcctccattctgtatacttctggcccttctttggacactgtgttaactaacctccagatgagcttcaatgccaaacaactctccttccgtggcctccaactgctcttaaatgctagtaaaactaaatgcatgctcttcaaccgattgctgctgGCACCCTCCcgaccgactagcatcactactctggacggttctgacctagaaaatgtggacaactacaaatacctaggtgtctggttagactgtaaactctccttccagactcacattaagcatctccaatccaaaattacatctagaatcggcttccaatttcacaacaaagcctccttcactcatgccgccaaacataccctcgtaaaacggaccatcctaccgatccttgacttcggcgatgtcatttataaaatagcctcaaacactctactcagcaaactggatgtagtctatcacagtgccatccgttttgtcaccaaagccccatatactacccactactGTGAACTGTAtcctcttgttggctggccctcactacatatccgtcaccaaacccactggctccaggtcatctataatactttgctaggtaaagccccaccttatctcagctcactggtcaccatagcaacacccacccgtagcacgcgctccagcaggtatatctcaatgGTCACCCGCCAATttctcatttggccgcctttccttccagttctctgctgccaatgactggaatgaattgcaaaaatcactgaagctggagactcgtatctccctcattaacttcaagcaccagctgtcagagcagctcacagatcactgcacctgtacatagcccatctgtaaatagcccatccaactacctcatccccatactgttatctttgcaccccagtatctctacttgcacattcatattctgcacatctatcactccagtgtttaatttctaaattgtaattacttcaccaccatggcctatttattgccttacctcatttgcacacactgtatacagacctttctattgtattattgactgtacgtttgtttattccatgtgtaactctgtgttgttgtttgtgtcgcactgctttgctttatcttggccaggtcgcagttgtaaatgagaacttgttctcaactagcctacctggttaaataaaggtgttctcaactagcctacctggttaaataaaggtgttctcaactggcctacctggttaaataaaggtgttctcaactagcctacctggttaaataaaggtgttctcaactagcctacctggttaaataaaggtgttctcaactggcctacctggttaaataaaggtgttctcaactggcctacctggttaaataaaggtgttctcaactagcctacctggttaaataaaggtgttctcaactagcctacctggttaaataaaggtgttctcaactagcctacctggttaaataaaggtgttctcaactagcctacctggttaaataaaggtgaaataaaaataaataaaaactcatATTTAATATGTAATTCAGATTGAGAACATGTAGCATATATGTAGTATATATGTAGAGTAACATCCTACATCCCTCCATGCTAAGAATGAGTGGCGCTTTTAATGAATGACACCTTTTTCATGTTTTAGTCTGGCAGTTCCTCATCTGCATACGGGAGAAAGATAAACTACGAGGTGGAATGGATCGTGTTCATCTTAGCAATCACCTTCAAGTACAACTGGAGATGGACAGTACGCACACATGCTGTAGGGTGAAACGTGGTCTTTTAGCACACAGTAACCCACAACCCAACGACCCATCTTTCTTTGACTGGAGTGGGCGAGGCGATGGGCGATGGCACAAGGGAACAATGCCGTCTCTATCTAGACTCCTCCAAGGAATCCCTAATGGAAAACCTCAGCAGTGTTACTGTTCTGTTTTCTACCTACATTCATCACATTCCAGGACCTaaacacggacagacacacagacagacacagagacagagagacagagagacagacagacagacagacagacagacagacagacagacagagtgacagagtgacagagagagaggagagagagaaacagacagacagacagacagacacagagagaggagagagagagagagaaacagacagacagacagacagacagacagacagacagacagagagagagagaaacagacagacagagtgacagagtgacagagtgacagacagccagacagacagccagacagacagccagacagacagagagaggagagagagaaccagacagacagacagacagacacagagagaggagagagagagagagaaacagacagacagacagacagacacagagagaggagagagagagagaaacagacagacagacagacagacagacagacagacagagagagagacagacacagagagaggagagagagagagagagaaacagacagacagacagacagacagaaagacagagacagaaggatatagagaaagagacagtctgGTCCAACTCCCACTTCCTATCTAGCTTAACTTGTCATCAACATGTTAGCAAAGAAGGACCCACGTGGTTAAGA of the Oncorhynchus clarkii lewisi isolate Uvic-CL-2024 chromosome 3, UVic_Ocla_1.0, whole genome shotgun sequence genome contains:
- the LOC139405633 gene encoding lysophospholipid acyltransferase 1-like; its protein translation is MDELTTSSFKTTGSKWLLPVSDFFGFPLDQVNFLACQVFALGASFWFRLYLNPQFSSPVVRHAVATLFGLSFVIFCFGWYAVHISVLVMVCYRILVTADIHNIHRYTMIMAVSYLAVCQVSRVFIYNYGILSTDFSGPLMIITQKTTMLAFQVHDGMCKKREDLTANQRLHAVDSKPSLIEYLSYNLNFLSILVGPCSHYKDYIDFIEGRHIQRRLRRLSASNTGQNGYDKVSEPSPMAAVTRKLLICGVCMVLFLTLTKAFPVTYNVDSHFVNEAPFLTRLTYAFFSIQAARPKFYFAWTLADAINNAAGYGFKGVDEAGQVSWDLISNISIWGIETATSFKKFIDNWNIQTGVWLKTVCYDRAPRYPTALTFILSALWHGVYPGYYFTFITAIPITLAARAVRKNVRQYFLSSHPVKLVYDVVTWAATQLCICYTVMPFLLLAVEPTMQYYRSMYFHIHIISILTVIVLSQSHKPRGSSSSSNGTKPGPYDPHPQAQPQLQPSNNNVKRK